Proteins from a genomic interval of Musa acuminata AAA Group cultivar baxijiao chromosome BXJ1-9, Cavendish_Baxijiao_AAA, whole genome shotgun sequence:
- the LOC103997353 gene encoding subtilisin-like protease SBT1.7, with translation MEPLRSSSLMLLLLVICCSSTAAVAAAKKRTYIVHMAKSQMPPAFAEHRHWYDASLRSVSDTAEILYAYDTVAHGFSARLTPAEARAMERRPGVLGVMAEARYELHTTRTPEFLGLDRTEGFIPQSNTTSDVVVGVLDTGVWPERKSYDDAGLGPVPTSWKGACEEGKDFKAANACNRKLVGARFFSKGYEARMGPINLTKESRSPRDNDGHGTHTSSTAAGSAIPDVDFLGYAAGTARGMSTRARIAVYKVCWLGGCFGSDILAAMDKAIEDGCGVLSLSLGGGMSDYYRDNIAVGAFSAMAMGVVVSCSAGNAGPGASTLSNVAPWITTVGAGTLDRDFPANVLLSNGKNYTGVSLYSGKPLPSSPLPFIYAGNATNTTNGNLCMTGTLLPDKVAGKIVLCDRGINARVQKGLVVRDAGGAGMILANTAANGEELVADAHLLPATAVGEIAGDAIKSYLFSDPNPTATIAFRGTKVGVKPSPVVAAFSSRGPSAITPDILKPDLIAPGVNILAAWTGSVGPTGQAADPRRTEFNIISGTSMSCPHVSGLLALLKGAHPDWSPGAIKSALMTTAYAAYPGDGGILDVATGRAATPFDFGAGHVDPPKALDPGLVYDLTTEDYLDFLCALNYTPLQIARLSRLTNYTCDRQKAYEVSDLNYPSFAVAFATASTTVKHTRTLTNVGAPGTYKATVSAPEDVKVVVEPTALTFAALGEKKNYTVTFSTASQPSGSTAFGRLEWSDAQHVVASPLAFSWT, from the coding sequence ATGGAGCCACTGAGGTCGTCGTCATTGATGTTACTGCTGCTGGTGATATGCTGCAGCAGCACCGCGGCGGTGGCGGCCGCCAAGAAGCGGACGTATATTGTCCACATGGCCAAGTCGCAGATGCCGCCTGCGTTCGCGGAGCACCGCCACTGGTACGACGCCTCGCTGAGGTCCGTCTCCGACACCGCCGAGATCCTCTACGCCTACGACACGGTCGCCCACGGCTTCTCCGCGCGGCTCACGCCGGCGGAGGCCCGCGCCATGGAGCGCCGCCCGGGCGTGCTGGGTGTCATGGCCGAGGCTCGGTACGAGCTCCACACGACGCGCACCCCGGAGTTCCTCGGCCTCGACCGCACCGAGGGGTTCATCCCCCAATCGAACACCACGAGCGACGTCGTCGTCGGGGTGCTCGACACGGGCGTGTGGCCGGAGCGCAAGAGCTACGACGACGCTGGGCTCGGGCCGGTCCCGACGAGCTGGAAGGGCGCGTGTGAGGAGGGAAAGGACTTCAAAGCCGCGAACGCGTGCAACCGGAAGCTGGTCGGCGCGCGATTCTTCTCAAAGGGGTATGAAGCGCGCATGGGCCCTATCAACTTGACCAAGGAGTCGAGATCCCCCCGGGACAACGACGGCCACGGCACCCATACCTCTTCCACCGCCGCTGGCTCAGCCATCCCCGACGTCGACTTTCTTGGCTACGCCGCCGGCACCGCCCGCGGCATGTCCACCCGCGCGCGCATCGCCGTGTACAAGGTCTGCTGGCTCGGTGGGTGCTTCGGCTCCGACATCCTCGCTGCCATGGACAAGGCCATCGAGGACGGCTGTGGCGTCCTATCCCTGTCCCTGGGCGGCGGGATGTCGGACTACTATCGCGACAACATCGCCGTCGGGGCTTTCAGCGCCATGGCGATGGGGGTCGTGGTCTCCTGCTCCGCCGGCAATGCCGGCCCCGGGGCTTCTACCCTCTCCAACGTAGCGCCGTGGATCACCACCGTCGGTGCCGGCACGCTCGACCGCGACTTCCCCGCCAACGTCCTGCTCAGCAACGGTAAGAACTACACCGGCGTCTCGCTCTACAGCGGGAAGCCACTTCCCTCCTCGCCGCTCCCATTCATTTACGCCGGGAACGCCACCAACACTACCAACGGGAACCTCTGCATGACGGGGACCCTCCTGCCCGACAAGGTCGCCGGAAAGATCGTCCTCTGCGACCGCGGGATCAACGCCCGGGTACAAAAGGGGTTGGTCGTGCGTGACGCTGGAGGGGCGGGCATGATCCTGGCCAACACCGCCGCCAACGGGGAAGAGCTTGTGGCCGACGCGCACCTCCTCCCCGCCACCGCCGTCGGGGAAATAGCCGGGGACGCCATCAAGTCCTACCTCTTCTCCGATCCGAACCCAACGGCTACCATTGCGTTCAGGGGTACGAAGGTCGGTGTCAAGCCGTCGCCGGTGGTTGCGGCGTTCTCCTCCCGCGGGCCGAGCGCCATCACTCCGGACATCTTGAAGCCGGACCTGATCGCCCCGGGGGTGAACATCCTCGCCGCCTGGACGGGCTCGGTTGGGCCCACGGGGCAGGCGGCGGACCCGCGGCGGACGGAGTTCAACATCATCTCCGGCACGTCCATGTCGTGCCCCCACGTCAGCGGCCTGCTGGCGCTCCTCAAGGGAGCGCACCCGGACTGGAGCCCCGGCGCCATCAAGTCCGCCCTCATGACCACCGCTTACGCCGCTTACCCCGGCGACGGTGGCATCCTCGACGTGGCCACCGGCCGCGCCGCTACTCCCTTCGACTTCGGCGCCGGCCACGTGGACCCGCCGAAGGCCCTGGATCCCGGCCTCGTCTACGACCTAACCACCGAAGACTACCTCGACTTCCTCTGCGCCCTTAACTACACCCCCCTCCAGATCGCGCGACTCTCCCGGCTGACCAACTACACCTGCGATAGACAAAAGGCCTACGAGGTATCGGACCTCAACTACCCCTCCTTCGCGGTGGCGTTCGCAACGGCGTCGACGACGGTGAAGCACACAAGAACGCTGACCAACGTCGGGGCACCTGGGACGTACAAGGCGACAGTGTCGGCGCCGGAGGACGTTAAGGTGGTGGTGGAGCCGACGGCTCTGACCTTCGCGGCGCTGGGGGAGAAGAAGAACTATACCGTGACTTTCTCAACGGCGTCGCAGCCGTCGGGATCGACCGCGTTCGGCCGCCTCGAGTGGTCCGACGCCCAGCACGTGGTCGCGAGCCCCCTGGCCTTCTCATGGACCTAA
- the LOC135592769 gene encoding uncharacterized protein LOC135592769, translated as MESGSDRSPDEPVTKPSSDFEKKGSVIEAPTSTTSGCGRKIGGSKDSGHSILNTVNKFTSQIKKPPHRKNVSPLNWFPRKKTDSFLKRKIKHLQEIEGMNLSLDEMLGNANPHYTRIAREKIAAHEAAQKAMEARKSAMVEASWCRILGAARIKSKEAEARLEKAEKCAEEAFEAARALGVMMYDRPDCQRRTCEIETSLGIGGRSTHTVTASFETAFEVDKEVATAVKKAFIQHANCPSSLEKEEFRDLLYKITQNPDGNRTMEDVPEITSECDTGHGAEREKDSHISGDTDMKHATKMKQRKSKNSLLPTDSGSSISMSPTELIDRMLERLKGLHEDELASLAVIVATCGLNAALCEMEHDKDNDLEAISSCTSKLRTGMRRDSSITSIVGHTVQEKEALTEIPSLDKSLVKHVSRLEREVQEARKNNRDLINQRTSETSETHVVVESKPSNKNERHVDSTLDLGSVLMKHVTKLERDVLEFKKHNYRSNSLVEDRKGVERNVESEFQSEIAEPKCNVDAPTCDSIPTLKGKRSNTTDELLGGKYGISINNGCRQLSSSQGLTEDIEHLGVMVIHEEVPRPPSACRQQGKENIDFNPVDEMHQASKRMSRVERTKIEVLKTFSYQERNRGGGDALETMGLDKILVKPIHRLEKEKMQALEQRRDEISLRDQKNQTTDVKDTESLDMILVKHVSRLEKEKLILAADEGARTVKRSKQQPKACAQSLDEILVKHQSKLEKAKLATTQQSADYIKHESRREARERELQEAWRGMSLGNSLKPHLSRIERDKAAWRKAEEEERNREMQL; from the exons ATGGAGTCCGGCAGCGATCGCTCGCCTGATGAGCCCGTGACGAAGCCTTCCAGCGATTTCGAGAAGAAGGGTTCGGTTATTGAAGCTCCGACGTCAACCACCAGCGGCTGCGGCAGAAAG ATTGGTGGATCCAAAGACAGTGGACATTCGATTTTGAATACTGTTAATAAGTTCACATCACAGATCAAGAAGCCCCCACATCGAAAAAATGTTTCTCCCCTGAACTGGTTTCCTAGAAAAAAGACTGATTCATTCCTGAAGAGAAAAATCAAGCATCTACAG GAGATTGAAGGAATGAACCTTTCTCTTGATGAAATGCTTGGAAATGCCAACCCTCATTATACTAGGATAGCAAGGGAAAAGATTGCAGCTCATGAGGCAGCTCAGAAGGCCATGGAAGCTCGCAAATCTGCTATGGTTGAAGCCTCCTGGTGTCGAATACTAGGAGCAGCTAG GATTAAAAGTAAAGAAGCAGAGGCACGGTTGGAGAAAGCTGAGAAATGCGCAGAAGAAGCCTTTGAAGCAGCAAGAGCTTTGGGAGTAATGATGTATGATAGGCCAGATTGTCAAAGGAGAACATGCGAAATAGAAACATCTTTGGGTATTGGAGGACGGTCCACTCATACAGTGACTGCTTCTTTTGAAACTGCCTTCGAGGTAGATAAAGAGGTGGCAACAGCGGTTAAAAAGGCATTCATACAGCATGCAAATTGCCCCTCTTCTTTGGAAAAAGAAGAATTTAGAGATTTACTTTATAAAATCACTCAAAATCCTGATGGCAATCGTACCATGGAGGATGTACCAGAAATAACTTCTGAATGTGACACTGGTCATGGGGCAGAACGTGAGAAAGACTCGCATATTAGTGGTGACACAGACATGAAGCATGCCACCAAAATGAAACAACGAAAAAGCAAGAACAGTTTGCTTCCAACTGATAGTGGCAGCAGTATCTCTATGTCACCAACAGAGCTCATTGACAGGATGCTTGAAAGACTAAAAGGTTTGCATGAGGATGAGCTTGCTTCTCTGGCTGTTATTGTTGCAACTTGTGGCCTGAATGCTGCACTTTGCGAAATGGAGCACGACAAAGATAATGATCTTGAAGCCATTAGCAGTTGCACTTCTAAACTAAGAACAGGAATGAGAAGAGATTCCAGCATTACATCCATCGTGGGTCACACTGTGCAAGAGAAAGAAGCTCTGACTGAAATACCCAGTCTGGACAAGTCTCTGGTGAAGCATGTCTCGAGACTTGAAAGGGAAGTTCAAGAAGCAAGGAAAAATAATAGAGATTTGATTAATCAGAGAACTTCAGAAACATCTGAGACCCATGTTGTTGTTGAAAGTAAGCCATCAAACAAAAATGAAAGACATGTAGACTCGACTTTGGACTTGGGAAGTGTTCTCATGAAGCATGTCACTAAACTTGAAAGAGATGTCCTAGAATTCAAGAAGCACAATTACAGGAGCAACTCACTAGTGGAGGATAGGAAAGGTGTGGAACGGAATGTTGAAAGTGAATTTCAATCCGAAATTGCAGAGCCTAAATGCAATGTTGATGCACCTACATGTGACAGTATCCCAACTCTGAAAGGAAAGCGATCCAACACCACAGATGAATTATTAGGAGGAAAATATGGAATATCAATTAACAATGGATGTAGACAGTTGAGTAGTTCTCAAGGACTGACTGAAGATATTGAACATCTTGGCGTAATGGTAATACATGAAGAAGTTCCAAGACCACCTTCTGCTTGTAGACAACAAGGCAAAGAGAATATAGATTTCAATCCTGTTGATGAGATGCATCAAGCTAGTAAACGCATGTCTCGTGTTGAAAGAACTAAGATCGAAGTGTTGAAAACATTTTCTTATCAGGAAAGAAATAGGGGTGGTGGCGACGCACTTGAAACAATGGGCCTTGATAAGATTTTAGTCAAACCAATTCATAGgttggagaaggagaaaatgcaagctTTGGAACAAAGGagggatgagatttccctaagagACCAGAAGAACCAAACAACCGATGTCAAGGATACAGAGAGTTTAGACATGATCTTGGTGAAGCATGTCTCTAGACTTGAGAAGGAGAAACTGATACTTGCAGCAGATGAAGGTGCAAGGACAGTGAAAAGAAGCAAACAGCAGCCTAAAGCATGTGCACAAAGTTTAGATGAAATCCTGGTGAAGCATCAGTCCAAACTGGAGAAGGCCAAGCTGGCTACAACTCAACAATCAGCAGACTATATCAAGCATGAATCTCGTAGAGAAGCCAGGGAAAGGGAGTTGCAGGAAGCATGGAGAGGCATGAGTTTAGGGAATTCATTGAAACCCCATCTATCAAGGATTGAACGAGACAAG GCTGCTTGGAGGAAGGCTGAGGAAGAGGAACGCAACCGAGAAATGCAACTATGA